In Methanosarcina siciliae T4/M, one genomic interval encodes:
- a CDS encoding ABC transporter permease — protein sequence MMHTIVLNRLLQMVPVMIGISLITFAVISLSPGDPAEITLRATLGTESPPKEAVARLHEEMGLDDPWHISYLKWASRVLHGDLGYSYQTKRSTVEEIAHALPTTFELAFLSITISAATAIPLGILAALRQNGPLDHLCRLSSIISLSSPEYFVAIVFMLVGGIYLGIFPVAGTGGIEYFILPSLTLSVGLSAVTMRIMRTSMIETLEQDYIRTARAKGLNRRIVIQRHALKNALIPVLIYMGTQFGWLFGGSVLIESMFALPGLGRLLVESVSSMDIMVVQGCILTFAAIIVLINLGVDLAQLYLDPSIREQGE from the coding sequence ATGATGCATACAATCGTATTGAACCGGCTGCTTCAAATGGTCCCGGTGATGATTGGAATCTCCCTCATCACCTTTGCGGTAATCTCCCTTTCTCCCGGAGACCCGGCCGAGATAACGCTCAGAGCAACCCTTGGTACCGAAAGTCCTCCGAAAGAGGCGGTAGCCCGACTTCATGAGGAGATGGGCCTTGACGACCCCTGGCATATCAGTTATCTGAAATGGGCTTCGCGGGTCCTGCACGGCGACCTGGGGTATTCCTACCAGACAAAAAGGAGTACCGTCGAAGAAATCGCACATGCCCTACCAACAACCTTCGAGCTTGCCTTTCTGTCAATAACCATCTCAGCTGCCACAGCCATTCCACTCGGGATCCTTGCAGCACTAAGACAGAACGGACCTCTGGACCATCTCTGCAGGCTTAGTTCTATCATCAGCCTCTCCAGCCCCGAATATTTTGTTGCGATAGTCTTTATGCTCGTGGGAGGTATCTATCTGGGGATTTTTCCGGTTGCGGGAACGGGAGGGATAGAATATTTTATCCTCCCCTCCCTTACTCTTTCAGTCGGCCTCTCTGCTGTAACAATGCGTATCATGCGGACGAGTATGATTGAAACGCTAGAGCAGGATTATATAAGGACAGCGCGTGCAAAAGGGCTTAACCGCAGAATCGTGATTCAACGGCATGCGCTCAAGAACGCATTGATCCCTGTTCTGATTTATATGGGTACCCAGTTTGGATGGCTCTTTGGCGGGTCCGTTCTTATCGAAAGCATGTTTGCACTTCCGGGGCTGGGAAGGCTTCTCGTGGAATCCGTTTCCTCGATGGATATCATGGTGGTCCAGGGCTGTATACTCACCTTCGCTGCAATTATCGTCCTGATCAATCTCGGTGTTGACCTTGCCCAGCTGTATCTTGATCCGTCAATCAGGGAGCAGGGGGAATAA
- a CDS encoding ABC transporter substrate-binding protein — translation MKKKEGLLFILLALVVMGTGCAEQEQQEELQTLSISGQWSPNTIDPHQSGYIAQRLGYAETLVGVDYEGKITPNLAKSWEVSDDGKNWTFVLREDVLFHDGTPFTAGVMKTSLERSFVRSESIFEKIPISAIEAPDNRTLVIRLESPFPALPAYLSKAESVALAPGSYDEDGNMLKPIGTGPFIFESWKPEEEVAVVKNPDYWGQTASVDKVIYRIMPEALTRKMLLDSKEIQIAMILSPEIAEEYTEKDGYTVLQQPIARVRMLGFNTEKEPFDDQKVRQAVNYAIDREAIVKYVLHGYGTTAAGLFPPGFYWANKEIAPYTYDTEKAKSLLEEAGWTDTNGDGTLDKNGNPLKITLITYPERAELPSIAEVLQQQLKNVGIETELQVLNVDAANSLRNQGDFDIFLVGRGLLFVPDPDEIMMTDYHSSGTSTDGWGAYRWYNESVDGLLEEARTTSDMAVRKELYDEAQAIIVEEAPVAYLNYYVNIDVTTSDIEGYRLHPTEYSLHLENVSIV, via the coding sequence ATGAAAAAAAAAGAGGGACTTCTCTTTATTCTGCTGGCTCTCGTGGTCATGGGAACGGGCTGTGCGGAACAGGAACAGCAAGAAGAACTCCAGACACTTTCGATTTCGGGCCAATGGAGTCCAAATACAATTGATCCTCACCAGTCAGGCTACATCGCCCAGAGACTCGGATATGCCGAAACCCTTGTAGGAGTCGATTATGAGGGAAAAATCACCCCAAACCTTGCCAAATCGTGGGAAGTCTCCGATGATGGGAAAAACTGGACCTTCGTTTTGAGAGAAGACGTTCTCTTCCATGACGGAACACCCTTTACAGCCGGAGTCATGAAAACCTCTCTCGAACGGTCCTTTGTCCGGTCAGAGTCAATCTTCGAAAAAATTCCCATATCAGCCATTGAGGCTCCGGACAACCGGACTCTGGTAATCCGCCTCGAATCCCCCTTCCCCGCACTACCGGCCTATCTCTCCAAAGCAGAAAGTGTTGCCCTTGCCCCCGGATCTTATGATGAAGATGGAAATATGCTAAAGCCTATCGGGACCGGACCCTTCATCTTTGAGTCCTGGAAACCGGAAGAAGAAGTAGCTGTCGTCAAAAACCCCGATTACTGGGGGCAGACTGCTTCAGTCGATAAGGTGATATACCGGATAATGCCTGAGGCACTTACGAGAAAGATGCTCCTTGACAGTAAAGAGATCCAGATAGCAATGATCCTTTCACCTGAGATTGCTGAAGAATATACGGAAAAGGATGGATATACCGTCCTGCAGCAGCCGATTGCCCGGGTAAGAATGCTTGGGTTCAACACGGAAAAGGAGCCTTTTGACGATCAGAAAGTGCGGCAGGCTGTCAATTACGCAATAGATCGAGAAGCAATAGTGAAATATGTCCTTCACGGATACGGAACCACCGCAGCAGGACTCTTCCCTCCGGGCTTTTACTGGGCTAACAAGGAAATTGCTCCATACACGTATGATACGGAGAAGGCGAAGTCGCTTCTTGAAGAAGCCGGGTGGACCGATACGAACGGAGACGGAACCCTTGATAAAAACGGAAATCCCCTGAAAATTACACTTATCACATACCCTGAGCGTGCAGAACTGCCCTCGATCGCCGAAGTACTCCAGCAGCAGCTAAAGAACGTGGGGATTGAGACCGAACTTCAGGTCCTCAATGTCGACGCTGCGAACTCTCTCAGAAATCAGGGAGACTTTGATATCTTCCTCGTTGGGAGGGGACTGCTCTTTGTACCGGATCCTGACGAAATCATGATGACCGATTACCACTCGAGCGGTACATCAACAGACGGCTGGGGAGCGTACCGCTGGTACAACGAAAGTGTGGATGGACTGCTCGAAGAAGCCAGAACTACTTCCGACATGGCTGTCAGAAAAGAACTCTATGACGAAGCCCAGGCAATTATTGTCGAAGAAGCCCCGGTTGCATATCTTAACTATTACGTCAATATCGATGTCACAACCTCGGATATAGAAGGATACCGGCTCCATCCGACAGAGTACTCACTCCACCTTGAGAATGTATCAATTGTTTAA
- a CDS encoding ABC transporter ATP-binding protein, whose protein sequence is MIEGRGLTKIFTSGGKNRITAVDGVDIRIDSGETLALVGESGCGKSTLSRLLLLLIPPTRGEVFFEGQALIGLKEKELRLIRRKIQIVPQQPESALNPRWKIADSICEPFRIHPDALPPGKLPEEELEKLIELVGLEPEQTARYPHQLSGGELQRAVIARAIALEPALVICDEPTSMLDVSTQAAIVRLLQALQHRLGCSLLFITHDQGLAHAIGDRTAVMFGGQIVEEGQDVLDRPLHPFTRKLTSIPDSASLQCPEPQGNRIPGSCVYYRFCPEKTKNCLHSPELKKYDDRKVRCHNISYV, encoded by the coding sequence ATGATTGAAGGAAGAGGGCTAACGAAGATATTCACCTCAGGGGGGAAGAACAGGATTACGGCTGTTGACGGGGTGGACATACGGATCGATTCCGGAGAAACACTTGCTCTTGTAGGAGAAAGCGGATGCGGCAAATCCACTCTCTCCAGACTGCTCCTCCTGCTTATTCCTCCTACCCGGGGCGAGGTTTTCTTTGAAGGACAGGCCCTGATAGGGTTAAAAGAAAAAGAACTCCGCCTGATCCGGAGAAAAATACAGATCGTGCCACAACAACCGGAAAGTGCACTGAACCCCCGCTGGAAGATAGCTGACTCTATCTGCGAACCCTTTCGCATCCATCCCGATGCATTACCCCCCGGGAAGCTGCCGGAAGAGGAGCTTGAGAAACTTATCGAGCTTGTCGGGCTTGAGCCGGAGCAGACTGCCCGATACCCCCACCAGCTCAGTGGCGGAGAACTGCAGCGGGCCGTTATTGCCCGAGCTATCGCACTGGAGCCAGCCCTTGTCATCTGTGATGAACCGACATCAATGCTGGACGTGTCCACACAGGCAGCTATTGTCCGCCTTCTTCAGGCCCTTCAGCACCGGCTGGGATGCTCTCTTCTCTTCATTACCCACGACCAGGGGCTTGCTCATGCGATAGGAGACCGGACCGCTGTAATGTTTGGCGGACAGATCGTTGAAGAAGGGCAGGATGTACTGGACAGACCGCTTCACCCATTCACCCGAAAGCTCACTTCAATCCCTGATTCGGCTTCCCTGCAGTGCCCGGAACCACAGGGGAACAGGATTCCGGGATCATGCGTATACTACCGGTTCTGCCCGGAAAAGACAAAAAACTGCCTTCACAGCCCTGAACTGAAGAAATATGATGATCGGAAAGTGCGATGTCATAACATTTCATACGTTTAA
- a CDS encoding ABC transporter ATP-binding protein: MNTILEVKQLHVHFPTSGKVVRAVDGVDISITQSEILAIIGESGSGKSVLGLAFLGLLPANCTATGTVRYRGADLLSLSESELEMIRGSKIAWVPQNPAGAMNPSMTIGAQIGEPISLHVEKNRSVVRKKVLELLQFIRITPPEERIDSYPYSFSGGMLQRSLVAMGIAGLPELLIADEPTKGIDIMNRQAVSSLLRIVREKGITLLVITHDLSFARNLADRIAVMYSGRIMEIREKKSFFEGALHPYARGMLRSLPENGLHPIAGRTRETDKYDGGCRFRFRCTHAVEKCRVEPPLISLTDGAAVRCWLYD, encoded by the coding sequence ATGAACACCATTCTTGAGGTCAAACAGCTGCATGTACACTTCCCAACATCAGGCAAAGTCGTCCGGGCTGTGGACGGTGTGGATATCAGCATCACACAGTCCGAGATACTTGCCATCATCGGAGAAAGCGGGAGCGGAAAATCAGTATTGGGCCTTGCCTTTCTCGGACTGCTACCTGCAAACTGCACCGCTACTGGAACCGTAAGATATCGCGGTGCAGACCTCCTGAGCCTCTCTGAAAGCGAACTTGAAATGATCCGCGGCAGCAAGATTGCCTGGGTTCCGCAAAATCCCGCAGGAGCAATGAATCCTTCAATGACTATAGGAGCCCAGATCGGAGAGCCTATTTCTCTTCATGTGGAAAAGAACCGGTCCGTAGTTCGAAAAAAGGTCCTTGAACTTCTTCAGTTCATCCGAATAACACCTCCCGAAGAGCGGATCGACTCATACCCTTATTCTTTCAGCGGTGGAATGCTCCAGCGGTCCCTTGTTGCTATGGGAATTGCAGGCCTCCCTGAACTGCTCATCGCTGACGAACCGACCAAAGGGATAGACATAATGAACAGGCAGGCAGTCTCTTCTCTTCTCCGGATAGTACGCGAAAAAGGAATCACCCTGCTTGTTATCACTCACGACCTCTCGTTTGCCCGAAATCTTGCTGACAGGATTGCGGTCATGTATTCCGGACGGATCATGGAAATCAGGGAAAAAAAGAGTTTTTTTGAAGGGGCTCTCCACCCTTATGCCAGAGGAATGCTCCGCTCACTCCCGGAAAACGGCCTCCACCCTATAGCAGGCAGGACCAGAGAGACGGACAAATATGATGGAGGCTGCAGATTCCGATTCCGCTGCACGCATGCAGTAGAAAAATGTAGAGTCGAACCGCCGCTCATCTCTCTTACGGACGGGGCGGCTGTCAGGTGCTGGTTGTATGATTGA
- a CDS encoding class I SAM-dependent methyltransferase, producing MTLQIDWETVWAEGIGEMNRLSNTSYWNRRAEDYSDMVLASDCNHGRNILDLFEREGLLKQDWHVLDIASGPGAITVPFAERGCRVTAVEPAERMAAALMSSAQERRLSNIDVIPQTWQEVDAEAYAKNYDLVVCCHALWQFPDILPQIRRMEAVSRGYCCLAHGFEAPTETSKLLDIMGIDEGDFDQFITILNLLNDAGVHPNVNVVDYTLSRSVASAVSYTSKLVEKYRPLDASDSAFIRDYVQSRAKNGLYQVSGRMGVLWWELA from the coding sequence ATGACTTTACAGATCGACTGGGAGACAGTCTGGGCTGAAGGCATCGGTGAGATGAATCGGCTTTCCAATACTAGTTACTGGAACCGGCGGGCGGAGGATTATTCAGATATGGTTCTGGCAAGTGATTGTAATCACGGCCGGAATATCCTCGACCTGTTTGAACGGGAAGGGTTGCTGAAACAAGATTGGCATGTTCTCGATATTGCATCCGGGCCGGGTGCGATAACGGTCCCGTTTGCAGAAAGGGGGTGCAGGGTGACTGCAGTCGAGCCTGCAGAGAGGATGGCAGCAGCACTTATGTCATCTGCACAGGAAAGGAGGCTTTCTAACATCGATGTAATCCCGCAGACCTGGCAGGAGGTGGATGCGGAAGCATATGCGAAGAACTACGATCTGGTCGTCTGCTGTCATGCCCTCTGGCAGTTTCCGGACATTCTTCCCCAGATCCGGCGTATGGAAGCAGTTTCCAGGGGTTACTGCTGTCTTGCCCACGGCTTTGAAGCTCCGACTGAGACAAGCAAACTGCTGGACATTATGGGGATTGATGAAGGCGACTTTGACCAGTTCATCACGATATTAAACCTTCTCAACGATGCCGGGGTACATCCGAATGTCAATGTGGTCGATTACACTCTTAGCCGGTCGGTCGCCTCCGCAGTTAGTTATACCAGCAAGCTTGTAGAGAAGTACCGTCCTCTGGATGCCAGCGACAGCGCGTTTATCCGGGACTATGTACAGAGTCGGGCTAAGAACGGGTTATATCAGGTCAGTGGCAGGATGGGGGTTTTATGGTGGGAACTAGCATGA
- a CDS encoding class I SAM-dependent methyltransferase, with protein MVGTSMMDSPVLSGIDWVRLWEDSYDSRSKMMRRDYEINDWTERAEDYSESRRTNQYEFGESVYAALDLHGAIPPHARVLEVGSGPGTFVIPFARRVDHVTAVEPAEGMIRMIRQNAAEAGVNNYSVIPKIWQDVNSSELQDRYDLTITSTVIWMFRDIMAQIRRMEEVTQGHCCIVGSISTGQRFEAELWKKIMGDVPSPQYSEFPVIYNLLYEHGRVPQVRVIDYTSMRTFENMFRMYRVFYSIYTEITPEVEEAIRDALYRDSGDGPCVRKYRSAVVWWDPAVRRKELKGIA; from the coding sequence ATGGTGGGAACTAGCATGATGGACAGCCCTGTTCTATCCGGTATAGACTGGGTCAGGCTCTGGGAAGACAGTTATGATTCCAGGTCGAAAATGATGCGCAGAGATTACGAGATCAATGACTGGACTGAACGGGCGGAGGATTACTCGGAATCCAGGCGAACTAACCAGTACGAGTTTGGGGAGTCAGTCTATGCCGCACTTGATCTCCATGGTGCCATTCCTCCACATGCCAGGGTCCTCGAGGTTGGCTCGGGCCCCGGAACGTTTGTCATCCCGTTTGCACGGAGAGTTGACCACGTGACCGCTGTTGAACCTGCGGAGGGCATGATCCGTATGATCCGTCAAAATGCTGCGGAAGCAGGAGTGAATAACTATTCCGTTATCCCGAAGATCTGGCAGGATGTGAACAGCTCGGAGCTGCAGGACCGGTATGATCTTACCATCACTTCAACCGTTATCTGGATGTTCCGTGATATTATGGCCCAGATCCGCAGGATGGAAGAGGTGACGCAGGGACACTGCTGCATAGTCGGGAGCATAAGCACCGGACAGAGGTTTGAAGCCGAACTCTGGAAAAAGATCATGGGGGATGTCCCTTCTCCGCAGTATTCGGAATTCCCGGTGATATACAACCTTCTATACGAGCACGGAAGGGTGCCTCAGGTACGAGTTATCGATTATACAAGTATGAGGACATTTGAGAATATGTTCAGGATGTACAGGGTTTTCTACTCGATATATACTGAGATCACACCTGAGGTTGAAGAGGCAATTCGAGATGCTCTGTACAGAGATTCCGGTGACGGCCCATGTGTCCGAAAATATCGGTCTGCTGTGGTCTGGTGGGACCCGGCTGTTCGAAGGAAAGAGTTAAAGGGCATCGCCTGA
- a CDS encoding HAD family hydrolase → MGGKNISKNNEPETEEGTIIVPADPIIAGEETFESCKVKGVIFDCYQTLIDIHTEEHRIETYETVSAWLSYHGVKIKPEKLWDTYMLKVEERMDESQEIYPEVRVEEIFAEICRENSIWKIDEKSLGIETSRVFRAASIRKLRPFPQSIKLIERCINVPKCIISNGQRVFSELELRFLGIYDYFDFVIFSSDVGYKKPDLRLFMTALKKMELELEPKCVMSLGDSYENEILPARKLGMRAMTIEEAWKHYGITD, encoded by the coding sequence ATGGGAGGCAAGAACATTTCAAAGAACAATGAACCGGAAACCGAAGAGGGCACTATAATCGTTCCCGCCGATCCTATCATAGCAGGGGAAGAGACATTTGAGAGCTGCAAGGTAAAGGGCGTTATTTTTGACTGCTACCAGACGCTTATCGATATCCACACCGAAGAACACAGGATCGAGACTTATGAGACCGTAAGTGCATGGCTTTCATACCACGGGGTAAAAATAAAGCCGGAAAAGCTGTGGGATACGTACATGCTTAAAGTAGAGGAAAGGATGGACGAATCCCAGGAGATATACCCGGAAGTCAGGGTTGAAGAGATATTTGCTGAGATCTGCCGGGAAAACTCGATCTGGAAAATAGACGAAAAAAGCCTGGGAATTGAGACCTCAAGGGTCTTCAGGGCAGCTTCGATAAGGAAACTTCGCCCTTTTCCCCAGAGCATAAAGTTAATCGAGCGCTGTATAAATGTTCCCAAGTGCATAATCTCAAACGGGCAGCGGGTCTTTTCCGAACTTGAACTCCGGTTCCTCGGGATCTACGACTACTTTGATTTTGTCATTTTCTCATCCGACGTGGGGTACAAAAAGCCCGACCTCAGGCTCTTTATGACCGCACTCAAAAAGATGGAACTCGAACTCGAACCCAAGTGTGTTATGTCCCTCGGGGACTCTTACGAAAACGAGATCCTTCCGGCAAGAAAGCTCGGTATGCGGGCAATGACCATTGAGGAAGCCTGGAAACATTACGGGATAACGGACTGA
- a CDS encoding phosphotransferase, translating to MADRHVNTLYPGDPFRDWLVEEVVGHRIRDKKCRVNVFKHNSSHTVCRYQFKGEHFSVMAKFFSEPTGKLKAYNAYRGMMNEYRNLKKAASIINVAKPLAINKDFNCVLVTEHVPGKPLKWYLKREENLYEKLAAVAHMLRQLHDNTQSCAYNKENEFRNYHDVLDHLKLDYGTRDTFNKLLGEWWYSSWIDRECGCMVHRDVTPSNYIFCRGKPYALDFESSWYEANPVRDLGILTAELKNEFELHKGGGWKAEPYIGNFLWEYSRGEKDFYHVTRILPFFMSIGLLRSARLHQGEYRNYLIKEALECLNAINRGN from the coding sequence GTGGCAGATCGCCATGTTAATACTTTGTATCCTGGGGATCCATTCAGGGACTGGCTTGTTGAAGAAGTTGTAGGGCACCGGATTCGCGATAAAAAGTGCCGCGTGAATGTTTTCAAGCACAATTCCTCTCACACTGTCTGCAGGTATCAGTTCAAAGGGGAACACTTCAGTGTAATGGCAAAATTTTTTTCCGAACCCACGGGGAAGCTAAAGGCTTACAACGCTTACAGAGGCATGATGAATGAATACCGGAACCTGAAAAAAGCAGCTTCGATAATAAACGTTGCAAAACCTCTTGCAATAAATAAAGATTTTAATTGTGTCCTTGTAACCGAACACGTACCCGGAAAACCACTGAAATGGTACCTTAAACGCGAGGAAAACCTTTATGAAAAGCTTGCTGCAGTGGCGCATATGCTCCGGCAGCTGCATGACAATACACAGTCATGCGCTTATAATAAAGAAAATGAGTTCAGGAACTATCATGACGTGCTGGATCACCTGAAACTGGATTACGGCACACGGGATACTTTCAACAAACTCCTTGGAGAATGGTGGTACAGTTCCTGGATTGACCGGGAGTGCGGCTGTATGGTCCACAGGGATGTTACCCCTTCCAATTATATTTTCTGCAGGGGAAAACCCTATGCACTTGATTTTGAGAGCTCCTGGTATGAAGCAAATCCTGTAAGGGATCTCGGAATCCTTACTGCGGAACTGAAAAACGAGTTCGAATTGCACAAAGGAGGAGGCTGGAAAGCCGAGCCGTATATAGGAAACTTCCTCTGGGAGTACAGCCGCGGAGAAAAGGACTTTTACCACGTTACCAGAATTTTGCCTTTCTTCATGAGTATAGGGCTGCTCCGTTCGGCAAGGCTTCACCAGGGCGAATACAGGAACTACCTGATAAAGGAAGCCCTTGAATGTTTAAATGCGATTAATAGAGGAAATTAA